GGAGAATCCTTGGAATTATGTTCAAAAGACCATCCAACAGAACAATGGCGAGATAGAAATTTGGACTCCTTGATGATATTCTTGATGCCAATGCCTCAATCTGGCATAGCCTCCATCGTAACTTTGCAGCACAATTCTAAAAATCATATAGTATGGCACTCAACATCAAAACAGTGAAAATCTCGTTCAGTCGTATTCGGAATAACGACCAGCAATACACCAAGACGAGTATGCTACCTCCCCATGGCCACTATCAAGTACATAGACGCAAAGAAAAAACAGAAACAAGAGTTTCTGACAGGGGCCTCTCTCGGCGATATGGATTCCTGCGTCATCTCCAAGAAGACTTATCTCGGACTTGTCATTGGAGGTTCATTCTTCGCAGTCCTCTGCAAAGACAATATGTATCACTTCTTCGACGAAGAAGGCGAACACATTGCCTCTCGCGAAATAATCGGTGTGCCGGTTCAAGTCGGCGAGGACGATTTCATCGTCAGGAACGGAGACATCTTGACAATGTATTTTGCAACCGGCGAAACGCTCAAATGGCGTCATCTTACAGAAGAAGAGAAAGAACAACTTAAAGAGAACGACCAATGACACGAAAAGAGAGCACAATCAATATTGAGCGCATTGAAGCGGCCAAGGATGTCGCAACCTTACGCGAGTTATTGCTGTCAGTGGAAGAAGATATAAAGGGTATTGTCGGAAACGATCCATTGAGTTTCTATCTTGAACGTCCTTCACAACAGGCCATGGAAGAAATAGACAACTACATCGGTCTGAGAACAATGATACTGGACAAGATGTTCACCTATGCTCCCGACGAGATTGAACGTATGGAGCAGGTGAACACGCTCCTGACCGACTTGCGGAAGAATATGTATCGGCGTACCTGTGCATTGTATCGCACCTTGCTGGCTCATGGCGTTGACAAGAGTTTCGATGATGACTATGAGGTGGAAGGTAAACTGACTGTAGGAGTTGAATACGATAGCAATGAGGGCGATTATGGGACCGTCCTGCATCTGGAAAACGATGCTTACTATGGTTCAGACTTTGCTTATATGCTGTATGTTATCATGAACAACGAAGAAAAGAGACGTTGCGCTCTTGGCTACATTGACAACTGCTGTGTGCGGCACGAAGAAGGAAACACGCCAGACATGACGGACGAGGAATTGCTTGTCGTTGACTTCGCAGATTTGGACGATGGCACCAGTTGGGACGAGTGCCTGCATCGCGATGATCTCAAGCATATCTGCTTTGGGTACGCATTCCATTCCCTCTATACCCATAACCCTTATTCGCTGGCCGACATCTTGCGCATCAACAGTTTTGATGTGAATGTTCAATTGGTTTGTCAACGGCTAACAGACCAGGCCGGTCGGCGATACAAAGACATAACCAAGGACAATGAGTGATTTTGACAAGAAATGCCAGGAGGACAACAACTTTTCGACAGCGAGTGGGGCAGATGCTTCACGCTAATGACAGAAAAGATTGTGCGTGTAAGAATATCTGCTGCTAATTTACCCAGAGTATAGTATGGAGGTCCTTTCTACAGAATACAAAGGCATATCCGCTGGTGCTCAAGAGCTTGGCACTAAAGTGCCAAGCCAGTTGGCCAATGACACCACACATGCGCTTGAAAAACTGCGAGATGCCCTTGGCGGGGATGTTAGCGGATTTGTGGCCAAACGACTTCACTTTTCTCAAAAAGAACTGTTTCAAGCATTGGCTATGGAGCAGATAGACAGTGTGGCCATGGCTATCTATAATATCGAAATGCGGAGTCAGGCCGTTATCATTGGAGACCAGACTGGCATAGGTAAAGGGCGACAAGCTGCGGCTATGATCCGCTATGGTATGTTGTCCGGCTATCTGCCCGTTTTCTTCACTGACCGCTATACGCTTTTTAGCGACATGTATCGTGATTGCAAGGCGTTGGGCATACAAGAGGCACGACCGTTGATAGTGAATAGCGGTGTCTCGGTTGTAGATTTTGACAAAGTGATAGAACCCGAGTCAATGCCTGATGCGCCTGACGAAATTTGGTCTCCTACAATCGGTGAGGATGAGGAGGCTGATGACAGCGGATTGATGACACTCTACCAAAAGCAATATGAGGTTGTATATAAATCGCTGAAGAAACGTGAGATGGAAATCATATACAGCAAAAGAGACATTCCTGAAGGTTGCTACGAGTATTTGATGATGACCTATTCTCAACTAAAGGATGCCAAGAAAGACAAGACACGACTCGATTTCCTCAATGCGCTTTGCGAAAAGCATCGTCTGCTTTTCATCTTTGACGAAGCACACCGCAGCAGTAGCGTCTCGGCTGGCAACGTGTCTGTCATCACCCAATGCATAAACTCTGTGCTGGAAAATAGTGCTGAAGCCCAATGCGTTTTCCTCTCAGCAACATTTGCCAAACGTCCTGAATGCCTGATAACCTTTATGCAGCGCACTGCTTTGAGTGCTTTGGCCACAAAAGCAACGCTTCAACTTGCTTTTGCCAGCGGAGGTGTACCCATGCAGGAATTTGTATCTTCTACCTTGGCTGCAGAAGGGCAGATGATACGGCGTGAACATTCAAACGAAGGTATTCCTGACCCTATTTACACCTATCTTGATGACGATTTGGTGGTACACTCCGAGCTGTTTGACAGGGTAATGTATTGGTTTCGCGAATTGGTAACATTGAGTCAAATGGTTCATCAGACTATTGCGCTTGGAAGGCTCTACCAACTCATAGCTGATTGGGGATGTTATCCTACACGCGGACAGTTGTTTTATGTAAACAAGATCCTATTGATTGCCTTGAAAGCCAAGACTATCGCCGACGCAGCTGTTGGGGAGGTTAGGCAGGGACGTAGCGTGGTTATCGGAATGAGCGATACGTTGGAATGCGTGCTGCAGGATGTGGTGAAGGATGAGAAAGGTAATTGCTCTGGCGATTTTTCGGCTATATTGCTTCGTTTATTGGAGAAGACGGTCATAGACACCCACTCCTATATGTCTCTGTTCAAACTCACTTTTGATATGGACTTACCAGGAGCAGAAGAAGTCGCAAATGCTATTGCTGAGGTGGAAAATTTCTATGAACTACTCAAACATGGCATTAAGGAAGATACCTTTCATCTGCCTCTTTCGCCCATTGATGTCATTAGACAATTGATAACAAGGGAGACCTTTGAGGCTCCAGACGGGCGTTTTATTCATATTCGCTTTGAAGAGTGTACAGGCCGTGTCCACCAGTTGGAATACACATGGCCTGACGGAGAGGACGATTTCTGTGCGGCTACCATCGTGTCTCGACGTAAGGTTCACAGTAACCGTATCTTTAACGATTTTCAGAACAACAAACTTGATGTAATCCTTATCAACGCATGTGGTGCTATCGGAGCAAGTGCCCATGCCATAGCCACAGCAGAGGTGCCCGAATCGCAAGTGCGTCAGCGCAAGATGCTCATTGTGCAGACAGACCTGGATGTAAACATAGACCTCCAAAAGCGTGGACGTATCAACCGCACAGGACAGCGCATGGACTTACCTCCCCTTTACGAATATATCATCACCTCCATCCCGTCAGAGAAAAGGCTAAATATGATGCTTCGCGCCAAATTGCGACTACTGAGTGCAAATACTGCGGCCAATCAGGACCAGGATCGCAAGCAAGCCGACTTTATTGACTTGAGCAATAAATATGGCAATCAGGTGGCACGTGAGTTTCTTGAAGCACATACGGAGTTGTCCTTTGTGCTAGGTCTGAAGCCAACATCTTCTCTTACTGCAAGCCGCCTGATGGCACGCCTTGCCATGCTTAGCGTTACTGCACAACAGGATGCCATCGACGAACTCTTTACTGCTTACCAAGCACTTGAAACGGACTTGCGCCGCATCAATCAATGGGATCTCGAACGAGAGCATCGCGATTTTGAGGCTGTTTTTGTTCGTGATGAGTTCTTTACGGCTGCGCTCGATGACTCTCGATTAGGCGGAGGGTCGTACCTCACTACCTACCGCTGCCGCCATCGCACTTTCCCCTATGATTCAAAATCACTCCAAAAGGCCATAATAGAAGCCCAACAACAATATGGCCTACCATTCAGAGAGAATAGTGTATTGCATAAGGAGGTGGATGCATACTACAGACTGCAACGCAAGAAAGTGCGAGAGCGCATCGCACAACGTCAGGATATCCTAACGCTGAATGTTCGTGAGTCTCTGAAGAAACATATCACGAATGACGAGTTGGTAGATGAACTGATAGCCATAGCACAACAGCCCTATGAGTCATGGTGTGGTATGGCAAAAGAAAAAGTAAAGGGCTTGCATATGCGGAATACAATACTGCGCCGTCTGAAATCCTATTCTAATGAATGGATGGCCAATGCGCAGCGCCTTGACAAGAACCTCAAGAAGATTAGCGAAGAAGGTAAACGTCTGCGCACCATTCTTTCGGCTGCTAAACTGGGCTTTTCATATGATATGAGCGGCTGTGTTGAACTGGAATTTGAATGCGATTATGTCATTGGTGTCTTAAAAGACATTCGCTTTGGACAAGACATTGAGAAGAAATTCCTTCCGGGCAAGGTGGAATTGGTATTTGCTCTGTCTGCTGGTATGCGTGAAATCACCATCAATCTAGTGCATTCTGAAAAGAACAGCAACTACAGCAAACTGGAAAGTATCATGAAATATGGACAGCCATATCCCTTCGATGCAATGGTTTGGAACGAAGAAATAGCCAAATATAACAACCGGATTATAGAGCGCAAAATCGTCACAGGCAATATACTCGGAGCTTATAGCGACCCAGCCATAGCCAAATTAAAACCTCGTTTCATCACTTTTACACTCGCCCCAGATAAGGCCGGAAAAAAGACTGTAGCTCATGGCCTACTGATGCCTCTCGACGAGGTGCGTCTGCGTGAAGTGTTGAAAAATGTGACACTGCCATTAGCTGATGGATTGCGTTATGCAAACTCAACATCTTCTGTATACTATGTTACTGGTTTGGATGTCACATTCTTGCTTATGCCCATCCGTGAAAAATCAAACGATGGACTGAAATTTCGTATCAGTGTGGATGAAAGAAGTACCAAGGCATTTGAGCAACTCTATGCTCCAATACGCTCTTTATTCATAGCGGAGCCAGTGTCTTCCAAATGGTCAGAACGTGACAAAGCTTCAAACAACCCGAAGCAACGCAAAACTCGTATGAGATACTATACGGACAATCTGCGTTTTGAGAGTGAGCCCATGCAGAGCATCATTGCCTTTTGGGTAAAGAATAAAGCGATGATTGTCGTACCACGCGAACAGATTACCATCGGTGAACTTAAACAATTTGAATCGCAATCGCTTCATGAAGAGAACATGGCTTGGCCTGTTCTCGACTGGCAAAACGAGACAGAACAACCGCTTCCGCCCTCGCATCGTGAGGTTCTTCTACACATCACACCACCCATGCTGAAAGACGATGATGAAGGTCTGGACGTACAATCATACTCGCCATTTGTGACTCTTTGCAAAGCCACATTAAAGTTGGAAGGATGCAGTATGAAGGATATGGCAACAAGATTGCAGTCCAGAAGCCTCTATTTCAACTGGCGTTCTTGCTCTCATCTTGAAGACAATGAACGTTCGTTACGTCGTGCCGTATTGGACGAACTGCGCCATGCCCTGATTGAACCGACCGATAAGATTAGTTTGGCTTGTTACGATAGATTATACAAGGCAAGTTGCAAGGAACGTCTCGATGTTGTTACGAGTATTAGAGAACGCTTCAAAGAAGAATTTCTTTTCATGTCTCCACCACGAGAACAGGTTATGGAGTTCCTTAACAACTGCCCTTGTAGTAACCGTCTTGAGCATATAGTGCAGTCTTTGAGAAGATACCTTGACGGAGAGACTGACGTAATAATGGATTAAACAAATGTATCTTGGCGAAAAAGGTATCGCAAATACAGAAAACGCAGAAGTCCTAAAGGCGGCACTTCACACGGCTAAACAGGAAATGCGTATGGGGACAACCATGTCTTGCATTAAAATGCGGACAGGTTGGGAACTTGGCGTGGAGGGTTTGTGGAAGTTTGAATACCCTGACCCATTCCACCCCAATGCCGTCATCGAAGATCACGTAAAAAGACATTACGGCGAACCAATAAACATAGCTCTATGTATGGCTGATACCTCCTTGCTTTCGGCATATCCCGCCTTTAATCGGCTAAGATTGTTCTCTTCTTACACTTCGAGAGGAGGCACGTTGGGCTACTTTGACCCCATCAATTATGGTATGGTGGTGACAATCGGAACCCCCAATGCACCCTTCGACCAACAGATTGAAGGCGTGTTGCTTCACGAAGTACAACATTTAATACAGGAGGCAGAAGGTTTTGCCAAAGGTGGTAACACATCTCAAGGATATTCCCGCTATCTTCGTCTTGCAGGCGAAGTGGAAGCCCGCAATGTGGTGATACGCCACAGCCTCTCGATAGAGAATCGCCGTGCCAAACTCCGTTCAGATACCCAAGACGTGCCCGACGAAATACAAATAATCGTGAGATAAAGAAAGATATGCTTTAATATGGCGGCTAAATCCTATTTTGAGGTGCTGGGGGAGAAAGCCATACGCAAAAAACTAACTGAAGTGAACGGAGATGCGGTAGAGGAAGAAGTCACCATTTCGGGTTCCATAGTTGATGGCGATAAAGCGTTGGAGATTCTGGTTGAGTGCTTCTGCTGAAGCGTTGGGCTTATAGCCTAGGAAGTAGTTGCAGATCTCTCCTATGTGCTTGACCATAAAGTGAGCGATGTTCTTGGCCTCTTCACATGGGCTACTGAGGTGATTGGTGATGATCTCTAGTAGTGCCTTTTTCTTGCGCTCCAATAGGTGTCGGGAGGGCGTTATGAAGCTGCCATCTCGCATGGGACGTTGGTACCACTTCCGTAGCGCTACGGAGAATTTGTACGCTTCTTTGATGTCGGGGAAAAGCCTAAAGAGTAGCCGAGCGCGTAGCTTTTGACTGGCTGTGTGCTCGTTGTGAAGCTTGTGTAGTAACCCTTTGCTACGCGGGAGAAGCTGTAGCTGGGTATCTCCATTGGACAACTCCTTTTTGAGATCTTTGAACTCTCGCTGGATCTTGGGATCGGGCTGCAGTTTAGGCTGTTTGCGACCCACCTCCTCCAGTTCTCGTTGCTTGCGAAGAAGCTCTTGCCGGTAGCGTATTCTTACGCTCTGAACTTGATCAATGATATTTTTGACGACGTGGAATTTATCCGCAACTTGGTAGGCATTGGGGAAGAGTTCGCGAGCCACCCAGTCGTAGTTTGGAGCCATATCACGGGTTACGCAAGAGACTGCGAAAAGTGCTTCTTGGGAGATGTTTGATCTCAAAATGTGGACGATCTGGGAGGCTCGGAGCGTGTTGACCATTAGGACGATTTTGTTCGTCTCTGGGTTCGACACGATGGTGTAGCAATCCCCGTTGATGTTCTTTTCGTCTATGCAGATGGTGGAGCCCATATTCTTCTCATTGAGAATGGGGATCTTCAGATCAGAACTTACAGTGCTTTTAGCAGAAGACTTGCCTGGAGATCGTGAGGCTCCAGTCTTCTGCAAATGGCGTTGGTGTGCTGGCCCTTTGTATCCGCTCAGGATATCTTTGTACCAGCGAAAAAGTTTCTTCGAGCTCATGCCCAGACAGTAGGCGACTTGCCCGATACTGGTGGGCTTAGACCCAATCAATCTCTTTTAAAAAATCGCCGAAAGCCTTGGTCGCTTTCATGCCTTTTTCAGTGTATGAGTAGCTGTTGGTGTAGCTCTTTTGCTCTTGTCGTTGCTCCTGTTTTATCTTCCAACGACGACGCTTGAGGTAGAGGAAGACCTCTTTGCCCATTGCCGGAAAAGTCTGCAACTCAATGTAGTTCGTATAGCCGTCTAGGACTATGTTTGAGAGATCTCCGTTGACCTCTTTTTTTCAACTCTGCGGGGATGTGGTCAGCGTCTTCTTTCTCTACCATATAGATGCGGTAAATGCCGTCTTCTTCGACCAGCTTTTCGAAGTCAAAGTCTCGGAGAATTTCTTGTGGAGCGAATAGCTCAATCCAATCTAGTTCTTTAGTCATATCTAAGGTGGTAAGGGGGAGGGCGAAAAGCTCTCCTCATTCATTTGGGGGTGCAAGTTAATCAATTCACTTCAGTTAGTTTTTTGCGTATGGCTTTCTCCCCCAGCACCTCAAAATAGGAATTAGCCGATTGTTTTTTCGCCACACAACCTGAGCAGGCTCCTCTGTAGTCTCTTCCTTTTTTGTACCTTTACGGATGAATTGAATATAGCCTGTGCCTTATGATGAAGCATATCGTATCTATCGAGCAGTGTGATGAGCAAGATATACTACGTATCCTGGATCGCGCTGCACTCTTTGAGGCCAATCCTAATCGCCATCTAATGGATGGAATGGTGGGTGCCACCTTGTTTTTCGAACCATCGACGCGTACCCGACTGAGCTTCGAGACGGCGGTCAATAGGTTGGGCGGACGAGTCATCGGCTTCTCCGACCCTAAGTCCAGCAGCTCGACAAAGGGCGAGTCGCTCAAAGACACCCTCCTGATCGTCTCTAACTATGCCGACGTGATCATCATGCGGCACTACCTAGAGGGTGCTGCGCTCTATGCTACAGAGGTCTCGCCCGTGCCGATCGTCAACGCTGGTGATGGTGCCAATCAGCATCCCTCGCAGACGCTCCTCGATCTCTACACGATCCGCTCTACACAAGGCACGCTCGAGGATCTACACATCGTGATGGTGGGCGACCTGCGCTTCGGACGTACGATCCACTCGCTCATAGAGGGGATGCGCTTCTTCTCACCTCGCTTTACCTTTGTCGCACCGCCTGAGCTACGACTCCCCGAGGAGTACCGGCAGTATTGCGATGAGCATCATCTACGCTATGAGGAGACTTCGCTCTTTACCCCTGAGGTGATCGCCGATGCCGACATACTCTATATGACTCGGGTGCAGCGAGAGCGCTTTACCGATATGGAGGAGTATGAGCGTGTCAAGGATGTCTACATACTTAATAAGGAGATGCTACAAGGCACTAAGGACAATCTGCGCATCCTCCATCCCCTACCCCGTGTCAATGAGATAGCGATCGATGTGGATAGCAGTCCTAAGGCGGAGTACTTTCGCCAGGCACAGAACGGGCTCTACATACGTCAGTCGATACTCTGCGAGGTACTCGGTATAGAAGTTGATAAGTAACACACTACACACTATGAATGCTAAGTCTCAGAAAGCTCTAATCAAGCAGCAAGAGGGGATGATGGTCACAGCCATCTGCAATGGCACCGTGATAGATCATATTCCCCCCAGAAAGCTCTTTAAGATAGCCCACCTCCTACAGCTCGAAGGTATGGAGGAGCCTATCACGATAGGCAACAACTTAGATAGTCGCTACCTAGGCAAGAAGGGGATCATCAAGATCTCCGGACGGATGCTCTCCGATGAGGAGGCAAGCCGTATAGCTCTCCTCGCCCCCGATGTGCATGTCAATATAATTAAGGACTACGAGGTGGTGGAGAAGCGGACGCTACACCTGCCCGAAGAGATTATTGGCTTCGTCAAGTGCCCCAATGCTAAGTGCATTACGAACAATGAGCCCGTGCGTACGCACTTTCACCTCATTGACGCTGAGCACGAGGTACTACGCTGTCACTACTGCGGACGCAAAGTATCGGAGGAGCGTATCGAGCTACTCTAATCAAAGAACTCACTAACAAACAAAGACTTAATACTATGACAAATCAATCTACAGCCACTAAGTCACGTCGTGGTCTGACGACGACAATTATCATCGTGGCGGTCGTACTGCTCCTTGTCTTCTGGGGCGTGGGTCAGTACAACTCGCTCGTAGTGCTAGACGAGCAGGTCAACACCTCGTGGAGCCAAGTGGAGAACCAATACCAGCGCCGTGCCGACCTCATCCCCAATCTTGTCGAGACGGTCAAGGGCTACGCCTCTCATGAGCGTGAAACCCTCGAGGGTGTGATCAACGCCCGCGCTAAGGCTTCACAGCCCATCGTCCCATCTGGCGAGGGGATGACTCAAGAGCAACTCAATCAGTTCCAGCAAGCTCAGGGAGACCTAACCAGTGCGCTTAGCAAACTGATGGTTGTCGTGGAGCGTTACCCCGAGCTCAAGGCAGACGAAAACTTCCGTCAGCTACAGGCTCAGCTAGAGGGTACGGAAAACCGTATCACGACGGCCCGCATGGACTTTAACAATCAGGCACAGCTGTACAATACGAAGATACGTCGCTTCCCAACGAATGTTTGCGCCGGTATCTTTGGCTTCCGCCAGCGTCCTTACTTTCAGGCAGAGGCTGGTGCAGAGCAAGCTCCTCAAGTAAAGTTTTAGTTGTTAGAGGTAGAGGGATAGGATTTCACTAGAGCCTCTAGTGGCACTAGTGAGCCTAGCCCTCATTTCTCTCTAACTTCTAACCTCTAATCTCTAACCTCTAGACTCCCCCATGAAGCGCACCTTACTCTTACTCGGACTACTGCTATCCTTTTGGGCACTACCTGCTCAGAAGGCTGTCTCGTGGGAGGATATCCCAAACGTACAGCTACAGGACAGCACGCAGTTTGTCTCCGACATAGCGCACATCATCGAGCCCGAGGCGCGACAACGAATCAACGAAGCGATCCTAAGCATGCGCCAGACGCATGGCGTGGAGGGAGTCGTCATCACCCTCCCCTCCATCGGTCAGAGTGGCTCTATCGAGGATCTCGCACGAGAGATACTTCGTGGCTGGGGCGTGGGCTCTAAGATAGACAATAGTGGCTTTGTCATGCTCATCTCGCTAGATAGTCGTCAGATACGCATCGAGACGGGCTACGGACTAGAGGGCGTGCTACCAGATGCCCTCTGTAGTCAGATCATTGCTCATCGTATGGCTCCACACTTCAAGCGTGGAGACTACAGTACAGGTATCCTCTCTGGCGTGCAGGCGATACAAGAGACGATCACGGCAAACTACGAGGGAGCGACGCGCACCGATGGTGCTGAGGAGGAGCTAGAGGCACGGAGTGTGTTCAACGGATTGATGATTCTCTTGGTGCTGATCCTCTGTGTCGTCATGATAGCCTCTTATAAAGACGAGCAGACAGCTCCGGAGCAGCGCATCAAGCGACTCAATAGGCAGATCGTAAGCTTCCTATTCATAGCTTTGATCTTAATGATCGGTGGAAGCTTCCTCTTGATAGCGGGAGCCATTGTCGTACTCCTCGCTCTCTACGCGATCTTGCGCCATCGGCTCTCTCGAGAGGCACTCATCTGTCACACATGTCATCAGAGCAAGCTACAGACTCTCTCAGACACGGCTAAGCTGTCGCTACTCACACCTGCACAGCAGCTGGAGGAGCGACTCGGCAGTGTGCACTACCTCGTCAAGCAGTGTGATAATTGTGGTGCCGTAGAGCGTTATGGCGAGGTAGATGGCAACTCACGCTACAAGCGTTGTCCGCACTGCGGGACCTATGCGCTGCAACACACTGGTACGCGCCGACTGCGCTCTACTGATCGGCATATCGCCTACATCCATCGTCAGGAGTATCACTGTCTCTACTGCGATCAAGACCATCACACAGACGAAACGGTCTACAAAGAGAGCAACTCTGCTCTAGACGGAGCTATACTCGGCGGTATCATCGGTAGCTCCCTCGGACGAGGCGGTGGTGGTTTCGGCGGCGGCGGTTTCGGTGGCGGAGGCTTCGGTGGCGGTTCAGGCGGTGGTGGCGGTGCCACTGGAGGCTGGTAAACGTGTACTACACCTTATATCTTAGGCATTATGTCCATACTACTCTACTTCTTACTGCTCATCTTAGGCTTGGTCATGATCACGGCTGGGGCCAACTTCCTCACCAATGGGTCTGTGACGATTGCTGAGCGACTAGGTGTGTCTCAACTAGTGATCGGTCTCACGATCGTAGGCTTTGGCACCTCAGCCCCGGAGTTAGTCGTGAGCATCACCTCGGCTCTGGCCAACAAGCCAGACATAGCCATCGCCAACGTGGTAGGAAGTAACATCGCCAATATCCTCCTCATCCTAGGCGTCAGTGCTATGATCTACCCGATTCGTGTGACGCATGACGCTATGAAGCGAGACATACCGATCGCCATGCTGGTCACAGCCATCTGTCTCGTCATGGCGAGCGATAATCTCCTCACGGGAGGCTTCTCGGGCAACATCATCGATCGTGGCGACGGCATCGTGCTCCTCTGCTTCCTCATCTTTTACCTTTATCTAGCCTTCATGTCTGCGCCCAAGGAAAAGGCACCCAAGCCTGACCTCTCGTCACTAGAAGATGATCTAGATAAGTCTAAGGCAAAGCATGCAACCAGGACACTGCTAATCTCTATCGCTAAGGTCATCGGCGGACTCGCTCTACTGATCTTCGGTGGACGTCTATTCGTAGACAATGCCTCTAGTATAGCACGCTCGTGGGGTGTGAGCGAAGCAATCATCGGACTCACCATCGTCGCTATCGGCACCTCACTGCCAGAGCTGGCCACATCGATCGTAGCAGCTGTCAAACGTCAACCCGACTTAGCCATCGGCAACGTTGTGGGAAGCTGTATCTTCAACATTCTCTTCATCCTCGGTGCCTCTGCCTCGATCACACCTCTAGTACCAGCCGGCATACAGCTCTTGGATTATCTAATGATGCTAGTGGCTGTCTTCCTCCTCTTTATCTTTAGCAACGTACTCGGACGAGCTATGATCAGCCGCAAGGAGGGCATTGCCCTGCTCGCCGTCTACATAGCCTATATGACCTACCTGATCCTCCAGTCGCTAGGCACCGGCATCTAGCCACTCAGCCGCTCCCCCTTCAGCACTCGTTTTACAGAGTCATCTGGTTTAGCAAACTGCGGGATGCACTTTTACGGGCCTTTGAGTCTCTGGGGAAGGTCGAGCGATCAGTGCTAATCGCTTCATTTTGTATCTTTGCACCTGTGGAGGTCATTGCTCTAGAGTGAGAGCCTCCCAGTGACGTATCATGGATATGGCAGTAGATCGGCTTGTCGCTGTCGCTAGTGGATGAGAGCCTCGGCTCCGCATCTCGTGCGAGAGAGGAAAGTCCGGGCAACGCAGAGTACCATACTCCCTAACAGAGAGCTATCCGCGAGGGTAGGTGACGTGTAGAAGAGAATGACCGCCCAGAGGTGCCTACGGCACGCTGGGTAAGGGTGAGAAGGTGAGGTAAGAGCTCACCAGCAGTGTGGGTGACCCACTGGCTGTACACACTATGGGTTGCAAGATCAAGTATACCGACGCTATGAGGGCTACTCGTCCTAGTCGGAGGGTAGATTGCTAGAGGCACTCGGCAACGAGTGTCGTAGATAAATGACAAGCACCACTCCTCGTGAGTGGCACAAAACCCGGCTTATAGATCTACTGCCCTCTCCGTGATTCGCTTCGCCAGCGCCGGGCGAGGTGATGCCCAGCAAAGCACACCTCCCTGTCGTACCATATATAATATAATATCGCTAACTTCATGCCACAACATACCAACTCTATACAACATAAGCGTCCCA
The sequence above is a segment of the Porphyromonas vaginalis genome. Coding sequences within it:
- a CDS encoding transposase, with protein sequence MSSKKLFRWYKDILSGYKGPAHQRHLQKTGASRSPGKSSAKSTVSSDLKIPILNEKNMGSTICIDEKNINGDCYTIVSNPETNKIVLMVNTLRASQIVHILRSNISQEALFAVSCVTRDMAPNYDWVARELFPNAYQVADKFHVVKNIIDQVQSVRIRYRQELLRKQRELEEVGRKQPKLQPDPKIQREFKDLKKELSNGDTQLQLLPRSKGLLHKLHNEHTASQKLRARLLFRLFPDIKEAYKFSVALRKWYQRPMRDGSFITPSRHLLERKKKALLEIITNHLSSPCEEAKNIAHFMVKHIGEICNYFLGYKPNASAEALNQNLQRFIAINYGTRNGDFFLYRISVHFS
- a CDS encoding LPD23 domain-containing protein; translation: MYLGEKGIANTENAEVLKAALHTAKQEMRMGTTMSCIKMRTGWELGVEGLWKFEYPDPFHPNAVIEDHVKRHYGEPINIALCMADTSLLSAYPAFNRLRLFSSYTSRGGTLGYFDPINYGMVVTIGTPNAPFDQQIEGVLLHEVQHLIQEAEGFAKGGNTSQGYSRYLRLAGEVEARNVVIRHSLSIENRRAKLRSDTQDVPDEIQIIVR
- a CDS encoding strawberry notch-like NTP hydrolase domain-containing protein, with translation MEVLSTEYKGISAGAQELGTKVPSQLANDTTHALEKLRDALGGDVSGFVAKRLHFSQKELFQALAMEQIDSVAMAIYNIEMRSQAVIIGDQTGIGKGRQAAAMIRYGMLSGYLPVFFTDRYTLFSDMYRDCKALGIQEARPLIVNSGVSVVDFDKVIEPESMPDAPDEIWSPTIGEDEEADDSGLMTLYQKQYEVVYKSLKKREMEIIYSKRDIPEGCYEYLMMTYSQLKDAKKDKTRLDFLNALCEKHRLLFIFDEAHRSSSVSAGNVSVITQCINSVLENSAEAQCVFLSATFAKRPECLITFMQRTALSALATKATLQLAFASGGVPMQEFVSSTLAAEGQMIRREHSNEGIPDPIYTYLDDDLVVHSELFDRVMYWFRELVTLSQMVHQTIALGRLYQLIADWGCYPTRGQLFYVNKILLIALKAKTIADAAVGEVRQGRSVVIGMSDTLECVLQDVVKDEKGNCSGDFSAILLRLLEKTVIDTHSYMSLFKLTFDMDLPGAEEVANAIAEVENFYELLKHGIKEDTFHLPLSPIDVIRQLITRETFEAPDGRFIHIRFEECTGRVHQLEYTWPDGEDDFCAATIVSRRKVHSNRIFNDFQNNKLDVILINACGAIGASAHAIATAEVPESQVRQRKMLIVQTDLDVNIDLQKRGRINRTGQRMDLPPLYEYIITSIPSEKRLNMMLRAKLRLLSANTAANQDQDRKQADFIDLSNKYGNQVAREFLEAHTELSFVLGLKPTSSLTASRLMARLAMLSVTAQQDAIDELFTAYQALETDLRRINQWDLEREHRDFEAVFVRDEFFTAALDDSRLGGGSYLTTYRCRHRTFPYDSKSLQKAIIEAQQQYGLPFRENSVLHKEVDAYYRLQRKKVRERIAQRQDILTLNVRESLKKHITNDELVDELIAIAQQPYESWCGMAKEKVKGLHMRNTILRRLKSYSNEWMANAQRLDKNLKKISEEGKRLRTILSAAKLGFSYDMSGCVELEFECDYVIGVLKDIRFGQDIEKKFLPGKVELVFALSAGMREITINLVHSEKNSNYSKLESIMKYGQPYPFDAMVWNEEIAKYNNRIIERKIVTGNILGAYSDPAIAKLKPRFITFTLAPDKAGKKTVAHGLLMPLDEVRLREVLKNVTLPLADGLRYANSTSSVYYVTGLDVTFLLMPIREKSNDGLKFRISVDERSTKAFEQLYAPIRSLFIAEPVSSKWSERDKASNNPKQRKTRMRYYTDNLRFESEPMQSIIAFWVKNKAMIVVPREQITIGELKQFESQSLHEENMAWPVLDWQNETEQPLPPSHREVLLHITPPMLKDDDEGLDVQSYSPFVTLCKATLKLEGCSMKDMATRLQSRSLYFNWRSCSHLEDNERSLRRAVLDELRHALIEPTDKISLACYDRLYKASCKERLDVVTSIRERFKEEFLFMSPPREQVMEFLNNCPCSNRLEHIVQSLRRYLDGETDVIMD